CAGCCGGACCGGCAGGCCGTTGGCATCCACGAGTGCATGAATCTCACTGCGAGGAGGTGGAGGCGGCCGGCTTCGTACTGGACGCGGAAAGCACAATGCTCGCGAACAAGGACGATCCGCACTCGATGAAGGTGTTCGATCCCTCGATCAAGGGCGAGACCGATCGCTTCGCCTATCAGTTCGTGAAGCCATGACAGGTCCGGGATGTAGGATGGACGGAACTTCCTCTAATCGAGCGGCACATCAAGTTGGATTGTTGTGCCCTTTGGCTCGTTTGATGAGACCGCGATGCGTCCATTGAGTTGGGCAAGCAGGCTCTTGATCACCTTGAAGCCCAGGCTCGCTCGCGGCTGGTCCATATCGAAATCCGCCGGCAGTCCCACGCCCTGATCCGCTACCACGACATGCAAATCGGCTCCGCGCCCCGCGCCCGCCACCTGGATTTCGCCGGACTTGTCGGAGTAGGCGTGCTTCGCCGCGTTCGTGACAAGCTCATTGATCAGGAGGCCAAGCGGAATTGCCTTGTCCGCCGGAATCATCAGGTGGTCGAACTTACAGTCAATCTTGTAGGCGAGCGTTTCTTGCAGCTTCCTGCAAAGCTCGCCCGCGAAGTCCGCAATATCGACAAACCCGATCCTGGTGCTGCGCCACAGGTGGTCGTGAACCTGGGCGATCGTCGTGATGCGGGAAGCGGCGTCCTTGAGCGCGTTTTGAACTTCCTCGGACTGTGCGCTGCGGGACTGGACGCGGAGCAGGCCTACCACCGACGCCAGGCTGTTCTTGACACGGTGGCTCATCTCTCGAGTCAACATGGCTTGGTGCTCGAGGGCTTTTTGGAGCTCGGCGTCGGCATGCTGCCGCTCAATGGCGATGCCGAGCAGGCCCGCAAAGCCGGCAAGGAAATCAGCATCCGCGAGATCGAACTGACCCGAGTCAGCGCTGTCGACTTCCAGAACACCAAACGGTAGATGACCTTCGCCGCCCCGCGCGATGAGAACGTTGATGGCGCGCTTGATGCCGTGCTCCGACAGTAGTTTCGGCGTTCGAAAGCGGGTTTCTTCCTGCAGGTGGTTGGAAATGACGATTTGGCCGGTATGGAACGCGTAGCCGGCGGGAGACTCCAGATCGACGCCCAGGGATATCTGGCCGATCGTCTCCGGCGCCCATCCGACGCCTGCGCTCACCAGCAACCGTTTTTCCTCCGGCATGTACTCCAGGACCTTGGCAAAAGGTGTTTCGAGACCCTGGGCACAGAGCTGCGTCGCTCGTTGGAGTATCTGGCCGATGTCGCGGGTCTGCAGCGCGGTTCGGCCGAACTCGCCCAGCAAGGACTGTTGCCTCAACCGGTACGGAAGTTCCTGTCTGGTTGCCCCGGTCGATGCGACGGGAGACGTCACGGATTCTGTCCCCGTGAGGGTTGGCATGAACTCGTCCCTTCGAACCCTGGCTGGCCCGCCTTCGGCTTGTAGCATGATAAGTTACGCGCCTAACCTCTTTCCTAGCGTCTAGTGCTTGGCGCGGCCTTGCTGGAAAATACCCTAGTAGGATCTCAATTATGGAACTTACTGTTCCACCACGTCTTACCCTGCCGCGCGACTGCGACGAGGCAGCCAGGGGGAGATTGGCTTTGACCGATGCGGTTAAGATTCTGGTCGTCGAGGACGACCAGCTTATTCGGGCTATGGTCGAAGAAGCTCTTTCAGACGGCGGCTTTGCGTCCACCCTGACGGCGTCTGGCGAGGAAGCCATTACTCTTTTGCAGGCAGGACGACGAATCCAAATTCCGGGCGGTCGTGACCGACATCAACCTGCTGGGAAAGCTCGATGGATGGAAGGTCGGTCGCTCTGCCCGGGAGATCGATCCGACGATGCCCATCATCTACATGACCGGCACTCACGGGGAGGAATGGGCGTCCGAGGGCGTCCCAAACAGCCTACTGCTTGCAAAGCCCTTTGCCCCTGCTCAGATCGTAACCGCGATATCGCAGCTTCTTAACGCGGCCCCGCCGATCCCGCCCGCAGACTAGCGAGCCGGTCTCATGGGCGAGAAAGCTGAAGAACCAATCAAGCCTCGCTGGGCTAGTTCGACTAGGCTATCGAGGCCGAGCGGGCCGCATTGGAGGGCGCTCGTAAGCAACGCCCGTTGGGAGAAGCAGAAGCACAAGCTGAACTTCGCCGCGCGCCGGGCCCCAAAAAACATAGTTCACGCCGCCGCCGTTGCGCATCGCCATCAATGGCGCGGCGCAGGCCAACGTGCACCAGATCGAGTCCAAGGCGGCCTGAGCGAACGCGTATAACGGCCCGGCGTTTCAGGCACTACCCCCACTCGTCATCGAATGGGGGACGCCCGGCGGAAGGCCGCAGCGCCGCTTTTCTACGGCGCGCGCACAAACCACCTGAAGGGACGGCTCGAAATCCGTCTACCCGGCAGGTGCACGCTGCCGCTGAGCGGCATTAGAAGCCATCCCTTCCATTCGGCAGGAGGTGCGCGATCTCCGTCGCAAGTTGAGCTTGCGTGTAAGGTTTCGCGAGACGTGCGACGTCTACCACTTCGCTTCCTTCCAGTTCAGCGAACCCCGTCGCAAGCAAGATCGGAAGTCGAGGATATTGGCGGCGCACTTCTCGGGCCAATTCGATTCCTGTCATTCCTGGCATCGCGTGGTCGGTTATTAAAAGATCAGCAGCTAAGCCACTTTCAAGAAGCCGCAACGCCTCAATGGCGGAATGCGCTTCAATCACCTGATGTCCCAGGTCTTCCAGCAGATCGACAGTACTGCCGGCGATCAGAAGATCGTCGTCTACAAAAAGAATCTTCGCTGGCGCCGAGGCTTGGGTAACGATGTTCGGCGCGCGTCCGGAAGGCGGCGACGTTTCACTGGCAACGGGAAGCCAAAGTCTGGCGGTTGTCCCGCTTGAGGGGGTGCTTTCGAGCCGCAGGGCACCTCCGGATTGTTGCGCCAGGCCGAACACCATGGACAAACCCAAACCCGTGCCCTTGCCGACTCCCTTCGTTGAGAAGAAAGGTTCTACGGCCCGGGCCAGCGTTTGTGCGTCCATTCCTTCTCCAGTATCTCGCACCGAGAGCACCACGTATCGGCCTGGTTGGACACCAAGCTGATCGTCGATGTCGACAATTTGCTCGGACAGCCCGATCGTGAGGACGCCGCCAGTAATCATAGCGTCCCGGGCATTCACGGCGAGATTGAGCAGAGCCATTTCGAGCTGGTTCGGGTCGACGTCGACGACCGGCATATTGTCTTCGGCGTGAAGCTCGATCCGAACCATCGGACCCACCGAACGATCTATGAGGCCTATCATGTCTTCCACAAGACTTCGGACGTCTGTAGCTTGCGCCTTCAGTTCCTGCTTGCGCGCAAAAGCGAGTAGCCTTTGTGTTAGAGTGGCGCCACGGCGGGCGCCCTCCATGGCGCCATCCAGGAGCCTGTGAAGTCGAGCATCTTCACCTAGTTTTTTCGAAAGCAGGTCGAGGTTGCCGATGACAGCCATAAGCAGGTTATTGAAATCGTGCGCGACCCCGCCGACAAGTTGGCCCAACGCCTCGATTTTCTGTGCCTGCAGCAACGCTGCCTGGGCCCGCTCGCGACCCGCAATTTCTTCCCGGAGTTGACTGTTCGCCCGCTCAAGGTCAGCCGTTCTCTCCGCAACCAAACGCTCCAGTTCGGCAGAGGCGCCGCGCTGCGCCTCAAGGTACGCACGAGTTTGATACTGTCGTCTTCGAGCGCGCTCTGCGGAAAGTACCGTGGCCTGAAGCGTGATGGCCTGCAAGGGGCGCTCGAGAAAGCCCACGTTACGCAGGCGAATGACCAACTCCCGCCTGAACGCGGCAAACTTGCCACCTTCATTGCGGTTGGTCAGTACGACAAAGGGTTGATCGGACCACGGTGGCTGACGGCCCACCCAGTCCTCCAGAACGCGGGCATTATTGCCGTAGAGCGCCTCCTCCGCCACAACCACGACTTCGATGACCCACTCGAGATTCTCTATCACTTCCTGAAGCGTGTTGCAGACCACGGGACGTAAGCCTGCCCTTTCGATCAACTTGGCAACAGTTGCCGCGTCCCGTCCAATGGGCATCAGGACCAAAACCACGCCTTTTGGCGTTTCAGGCCGGACCATCGGTGTCCCGAGGCATCAAAGGTGCCTCCTCCCCCTTCTACACCGGCGTACCGCCGAAAATGCCACTGAAACCCTTTAGCGGGGGTCCGACGGTGATGCCTTGGTGGCTCAGTTTGAATTCTCGGATCGTATGTTCGTGATTGCCGCTTCGCTTTTTCACGACGGACAGTGCGCGCCGCACGCTGCCATCAAACTCGAAATAACGCAGCATCAGCACGCCATCGGCGAGATAACTAATGTCCAGCGGCGTATCCATCGGTCCGACGAGGCCATGCTGAGCCAGCACGAGGATGGTCAGGGCGCCGCGATGACTGAGATAGCTCAGCAGCTCGTGCATCTGAAGAATCAAAAAGCGCTCATCCGGCATCGCATTGAGATAGCCATTGAGGCTGTCGATTATCACTACCCGCGCGTCAGCACGTTCTACGCTGCTCCGCACCGCGTCGGCAAACTCGCCTGGCGCCATTTCAGCAGGGTCGATTTGCTGAAAATCGATCAAGCCTTTATCGAGCCCGTCTTGAAGTGGAAGTCCCAACGTCTTCGCTCGCGCACTCACAGTGCCGCGTCCTTCGTCGAAGGCAAAAATCACGGAGCGTTCGTTTCGGGCTGCGGCTGCGATCGCATAGGTAAGCGCCAGCGATGATTTTCCAACGCCCGCTGCACCGATGAGGAGCACATTCGTTCCGCGCTCAAGGCCACCGCCCAGAAGAGTGTCCAGTTCCGGATTGCCGCTCAAGACGACGTCGCTGTCGAATTCCTTATGATGTTCTGCTGCGACAAGTCGGGGGTAAACCATGAGACCACCATGCCGGATGGTGAAGTCGTGAAATCCCCCCTTGAATTCGATACCACGCATCTTCACGACACGAAGGCGTCGCCGCTGCGCGCCGTAATCGATTGCCAACTGTTCAAGAAGCACAACGCCATGGGCGATCGAATGCAATTGCAGATCGTTCTGCTGTGATGAAAGGTCATCAAGCAAAACCACAGTGGACTTGCGACCTGAAAAGAAGTGTTTCAACGCGAGGATCTGACGGCGGTATCTAAGGGGGCTTTGTGCCAGCAGGCGAAGCTCCGACAGGCTATCGAGTACAATTCGCGCCGGCGCCAGTGCCTCGACCCGGTCAAAGATCATCTGCGTGGTTTCGCTAAGCTCCATCTCGGCCGGATGCAGCACCGTGAGTTCCTGGCTCGGATCCAGCGTGGTCTCAGGCGGGATCAATTCAAAGATTGTAATGCCGTTGAGCGACCACCCATGACGCTTTGCGACCAGACGCAATTCTTGCTCAGTCTCCGATAGCGTGATGTAGAGGGTCGGTTCGCCGACGCGAACTCCTTCCAGCAAAAATTCCAGAGCGAGGGTTGTCTTGCCTGAACCGGGTTGGCCTTCAAACAGATACATTCTCTCGGGATCAAAGCCGCCTCCGAGAATGTCATCTAGACCAAAATTTCCGGTGGAAATCCTCGGGAGCTCACAGCCGTCGAGCAACCGCTTTTCCTCATCCATATCAACCCCCGTTTCGCCGCAGGCGGAGCCGCCTTTGATTTATGGAAACTTCTGCTCCCGGGCAGGGTTCCCCGGCCAAGCCGGAGCCTCGACGGCGATACTCACCACTTGCGATCCTGTGGTCTTAAGCATTGCTCGGCCGGCCACGGCGACAGGGGCACAATGCCACGGTGTACGGAACAATCCCGCATCCAAATACGTTGAACCTGTTTGGGAGCGCTCCACCCGTTGAAAACACTGCAAACAAAGCTCGACGGGGTCGCCGACGCGCGGCCGCTTCAACTGCTCATCGACTCCATCGTGGACTACGCCATCTACATGATCGATGTAGATGGCACCGTGCGCAGTTGGAACTCCGGTGCCGAGCGATTGAAGGGCTACTCAGCGGACGAGATCATCGGCAAGTCCTTCTCATTGTTTTATCCGCCCGAGGATCGCGCGAAAGAGCTTCCCCAAACAGCGTTGAAAATTGCGGCAGAGACCGGCCGGTTCAGTTCCGAAGGGTGGCGCGTCCGCAAAGACGGGACCCGCTTTTGGGCGTTAGTCGTCGTGGATGCGATCCGCGACGAGCAAGGTCAGGTGATCGGCTTTGCAAAGGTCACGCGCGACATCACAGAACGTCAGCAGGCCCACAACGATCTGCTGGAGAGCGAGCGACGATACCGTCGATTGATCGAGGCTGTTGTCGATTATGCGATTTTTCAGCTGGATCCTGCCGGCAATATAACCACCTGGAATCCGGGTGCACAGCGCATCAAAGGCTACGATCCGGATGAAATTATCGGTCAGCACTTCAGTCGCTTCTACACGCCTGAAGATATTCAAACTGGCGTACCGAAACGGGCGCTCGCCGAAGCGGCCAAATTGGGACGCTTCGAGGCTGAAGGTTGGCGAGTGCGAAAGGACAGCAGTCGCTTTTGGGCGTCAGTTGTCATCGATCGCATCACCGACGAGGCCGGCGAATTGGTTGGGTTTGCAAAAGTAACGCGTGACGTAACCGAGCGAAAGCAGGCCCAGGACGAACTCCAGCGCACTCAGCAGCAGTTAGCCGCCTCTCAGAAGCTCGAAGCGGTAGGCCAGCTCAGCGGCGGGATCGCGCACGACTTCAATAATCTCCTGATGATCGTGCTTGGCAACCTTGAGACCGCGGAGCGGAACAGCCGCGGCCTGACTAACAGCACGAATCTTCAGCGGGCACTCGCCAATGCCAAGCGGGGCGCGCAGCGTGCCGCAGCACTGACTAGCCGCCTGCTCGCATTCTCCCGTCGGCAAGCGCTGGATCCGCAGCCTATCAATCTGAATATTTTTCTGAATGGATTGCAGGAGTTTCTGCAACGTACCCTCGGTGAACGCATCGAAGTTCAAACCGTCGGAAGTGCGGGTCTCTGGTCGATCGAGGCTGATACCAACCACCTCGAGTCTGCCATTATCAATCTCGGTATCAACGCACGCGACGCGATGCCGGATGGCGGCAAACTCACGGTCGAGGCTATGAACGTATTAGCTGACGAGGACTATTGCCGAGTGAATCCTGAGCTCTCCCCGGGCCATTATGTCATCGTTTGCGTAACAGACACTGGGACCGGGATGACCGCGGACGTCCTCAATCATGCTTTCGAGCCTTTTTTTACCACGAAAGAGCTCGGGCAAGGGACAGGCCTCGGACTTAGCCAAGTCTATGGTTTCGTAAAGCAGTCGGGTGGGCACGTGAAGATCTACAGCGAAGTCGGCCAAGGTACCAGCATCAGAATGTATTTCCCCCGCTACCATGGAGATGCTCGACCCGCCGAGGGTAATGCAGACGAGTTTCGCCCGGAAGGTGAGAAACTGGAGACGATACTCGTCGTCGAAGATGATACGGACCTGCGTGCATATGTTTCTGAGCTTCTGCGAGATTTAAATTATCGCGTGGTTGTGGCATCCAGCGCCCAGGCTGCCTTGACCATCCTTCTGCAGGAAGAGCCGAAGGTTGATCTTGTGCTGACGGATGTCGTCATGCCGGGAATCAATGGACGGGAGATGGGCCGGCGCGCACAGCAGATCCGCCCAGGCATCAAGATCCTGTACATGACAGGTTACTCGCGAAATGCCGTGGTCCACCAAGGGCGCCTTGATGAGGGCGTCGAGCTATTAGAGAAGCCGATCTCTCAGGCAAAACTCGCTTTTCGTGTGCGCGAAATGTTAGACCGGCTTGACCAATACTGAATTGAATTCGCGCCAGCGCAGGCCGTGATCCGGTACACAGGTCAATTCTATTCGCTCTTCTTGTTGGCCAAAGTGCTCCGCGTCGAGAATCTGACGGCGAACTACATGCTTATCGGCGCCACTATCATCACCGTGCCTCTGTATGTCGTGTTCGTCAGTCTTTCGGACAAGATCGGCCGCCGCAAGGCGTATGTCGCTGTGGCCCGAGTATGCGTGGCCGCACCCCAACTTTTTCGGCGCCCGCGGTCGACCTCAGTCGAAATGCGGAGGCGTACAAAATCGCGCCAATGACGGAGAGAGTGTCAGTCAATCCCAAATGAAAGATAAAGCATTTTTAAGTTTCTTGGGCGCCAAAACCCGCCATTCGAGCTACGGCCGAACACAACTGTCTGCGGCATGCTCGAGCATTTCTCTAAGACAGAGGCCGTTAGAATGACCTATGAAAAGAACGAGGGCCGATGGCCCTCGCAGTCTGGGAGAACAGACAAAAGCAGTATCCGGCAGCCGTCATGACATGGTCGGCATGACGAATTCGGCACCGGCCCGTATTCCGGTTGGCCAGCGGCTTGTCACTGTCTTCATTCGCGTGTTGAAGCGGACGCCTTCCGGTCCATGCATGTGATGATCGCCGAAGATCGACGCTTTCCATCCACCGAAGGAGTGGAAGGCCATCGGCACCGGAATCGGAACGTTGATGCCGACCATGCCGACCTTGATCTGGTGAGCAAATTCACGAGCAGCATCGCCGTCACGTGTGAAGATCGATGTCCCGTTGCCGAACTCGTGCTCATTGATCAGCCGCGCGGCCGTCGCATAATCCGGTGCTCGCACGACCGAGAGCACTGGCCCGAAGATCTCCTCCTTGTAGATCTTCATGCTCGGCTTGACGTGATCGAACAAAGTCCCGCCCAGGAAGAAGCCGTCTTCGTAGCCCTGCATTTTGAATTTGCGTCCGTCGACGAGCAACTTCGCGCCGTCCGCAACGCCCGCATCGATGTAGCTTCGGACCTTGTCCAGATGCTGCTTCGTGACGATAGGACCCATCTCGGCCTCGGGATCGGTACCCGGCCCGACCTTCAGGCCTCGAACCTTCGGCTCCAAGGCTGAGATCAGCTTGTCCGCGGTCCCCTCGCCGACCGGTACGGCAACAGAAATCGCCATGCAGCGTTCGCCGGCGGAGCCGTAAGCGGCACCCATCAGTGCATCAACCGCCTGATCCATGTCGGCATCGGGCATCACGATCATGTGGTTCTTGGCGCCGCCGAGAGCCTGACAGCGTTTTCCGGTATTCGCGGCGGTCGAATAGATGTACTGCGCAATGGGCGTGGACCCTACGAAGCTGACCGCCGAGACGTTCGGATGATGCAGTAGCGCGTCGACGGCTTCCTTATCACCCTGCACCACGTTGAAGACGCCATCCGGCAGGCCGGCTTCCTTCAGCCATTCCGCCATGATTAGCGAAGCGGATGGATCACGTTCCGACGGCTTCAGGATGAAGGTGTTTCCGCAGGGGGCTCCGCTTGAACTGTTCGAGCAGCCTCGTACGGGCTTTGTGGCCGGCTTCCTCGGGTCTCCGTCGATCAACCTCGTCCCGGCGACCCTCAAGACAAGCGGCGGCTGCGCCGCAGTTGTGTTTCAGTCCGGCGGTGCGCTGACGCTTCCGAATGCAAGAGCCAAATTGCGGACAGGTGCGGATGGCCAAGAAGTTCTGGTGGGCATTCGACCCCAGCACTTCAGCCGGGCTGGCGGCGGACCTCCGCGCGACGGGGTGGTCTCCTATTCGGCCGTCGTCGACCTCATTCAGCCGACGGGGACCCGTACATTCACCACCATCAAGATCGGCGGCGTCGATGCGGTCGCGGAGTTGCAGGCTCATGACGTCAGCAGCCATGGCGAGCGGATCAACCTCGCCATCGACCTCAATCGCGTGGTGCTGATCGATCCGGCCAGCGGCCTGGTCATCTCGTAACGAGCGCCGGCAATCTGGAGAACGGGAGGAAAAAATGGCGTCGAGACTGTTTGCCACCGGAATTGGAGCTCCGGAGGGGCCGGTGTGCCTGCCCGATGGATCGATGTATGTGACCGAAATGTCCGCGTCGACCCTTTGCATCACACGGCTTGACTCTCGCGGCAATCGCAGGGTGATCCGGACGACTGGCGGGCGTCCGAACGGGTTGACGACTGATGGCCACGGCCGGATCTGGATCGCGGAAGCAGGCCTCCGGGCGCTGATCTGCATCGACGACGGCGGAAACGAGATCCGGCGCATGCAGGGCGAAGGTACGGACCGCTTTCTATTTCCGAACGATCTTTGCTTCGGCCCGAACGGACTGCTCTACCTGACCGACTCCGGCATGGCGGCCGAAGATTTCATCAACGGCCAGGCCTTCGTCGACGGCTATATGGACCTTGATTGGGACGGCCGTGTGTATGAGATCGATCCGGCGGCCATGAAGGTGCTACGCGTGCTCGATCGGAAGATCCGCTTCACCAACGGCATTGCTTTCGGCTCCGACAATCACCTCTATGCCAACGCGTCCTTCACCGGCGAGATCTACCGATATGACGTGCTCGGCGAAGCCTCGCCTAGACGCGAGGTCTTCGGCAACGTCCTGCAACCGAATGCCAATCCCGATTTCAAAGGTCCGGACGGGATGGCCTTCGGCACGGATGGCCGCCTCTATTGCACGGTCTACAACCAGAAGAACGTCAGGGTGCTGGACCGACGGGGTGAAGTCGTCGACCGGCTGATCCTGGATGGGCCGCAGCCGACGAATTGTGCCTTCACGCTCGAGGGCAAGAAGCTACGCGTGACTGAAGTCGGCAAGGGGCAAGTCGAAGAGATCGATATGCCCTGCGAGGGCCTGCCGCTGCATCTGCCGAAGTTCGCCTGACGAGGTGCCTCGCGGTTTTGTCCCGCAAGGCGTCCCGCAGATGCGTCAAAGGAAGCCGATCGATAGCCAGGGCACGGCCGCGACGATCAGCGTGCCGATCAAAAGCGCGATCATGTAGCCCACGATCGGCTTCATGCCCTCGTCCGGGTTGATGCGGCTGATGGCGCAAGCCGCGTAGTAGCCGACGCCGAACGGTGGCGCGAACAGGCCGATGCCCATCGCGAGAACGACCACCATCGCGTAGTGGACATCGTGCACCCCGACCTGCCGCGCGATCGGGAACAGGAGCGGGCCGAACAAGACGATGGCCGGGATCCCTTCCAGAACGCTGCCCAGGATCACGAAGGTCACGATCGTCACGGCAAGGAAGACAGGTACTCCGCCGGGAAGGCTGGTCATGAACTTTGCAAGAGAGGCAGAAAATCCCGACTGGGTCAGCGCCCAGGCCATGCCCGTCGCCGCGCCGATGATGAGCAGGATCGCCCCCGACAGCGAAGCCGTCTCGACCAGCATCGGATAGATGCGGCGCCAGTCGAACTGCCGATAGATGAAGAGTCCCGCACAGGCCGAGTACAGGATCCCGATGGTCGAGACCTCCGTTGCCGTCGCAACGCCTTCGACGACGGCGGTCCGGATCACGAATGGCAGCGCGATGGCCGGTATCGCGATCACAAAGGCGCGGCCAATCTGCCGCCCCGTCGCCCGTTTGACGTGAGACAGGTCCTCGCGGCGGTATCGCCACCACACCACGGCCGCGAGCATGATCGCGAGCACCACGCCCGGAAGCAACCCGCCGGTGAACAGCGCCGAGATCGACACACCGGTCACCGAGCCGATCGTGATCAGAACGAGTGACGGGGGAATCGTCTCGGTCTGCGCCCCCGTCGCGGCCAGGAGCGCAACGAGATCGCCGGGCTTGGCCCCACGCTGCCGCATCTCGGGAAACAGCACTGGAGCCACCGCAGCCATGTCCGCCGCCTTGGAGCCGGAGATGCCTGAGACCAGATACATCGCCCCGACCAGCACGTAGTGCAGTCCGCCACGCACGTGGCCCAAAAGGCTTGCCAGGAAGCTGACCATGGCGCGCGCCATGCCCGTCATCTCGATCAGAAGGCCGAGAAAGACGAAGAGAGGCACGGCAAGCAGGATCAAGTGGCTCATGCCCTCGTCCATTCGTCCGATCATCACGACGTCGGGCGTGCTGGTTGTCAGGGCGAGATAGCCGACCGTGGCGAGGCCAAATGCAAACGCGATCGGCACGGCCGCAAAGACCATCGCGCCGACCACGAAAACGAAGAAGATCAGAAGATTCAGATTGCCAAGTGCCTTCAAGACCGGCGCCAGCAGAATGAACGTTCCGATGATGCCTGCGACGATCGCCAGGGAGGCCAGCAAGCTGCGCAGGCTCGCGATGCGGATGAGCCGGAGGACGGCTGCGATCAGCATCAGCCCGATGCCGATCGGCAGCGCTGCCGCACGCCAGGTGTTGACGATCTCGAGCGCCGGAGTGGTGACGAAGGCCTCGTCGGCGGCGAATTCATAGGCCGGCCAAACGACGAGCACGAGAAATGCCAGCGACGCCGCGGCCGCTATGACATCCAGGAACGCGCGGAGCTCCGCACTGAGCACGCCGACGATGGCGGTCATCCGCATGTGCTCGCCGCGCTGGAACGCAATCACAGACCCGAGCATGGCGAGCCAGAGGAAGAGAATGCCGGCAAGCTCGTCGGACCAGACGATCGGCGAGCGGAATACGTATCTGCCCACGATGCCCGCGGACAGCACCACGATCTCCGCCAGCACGAGCAAGGCCGCCGGGACTGCGACAGCGTGGCCAAGCACCATGTTCGCTGTCACCACCCATCGGCGCGAATTCGCTTGAGATCTGCCGGCCGCGAGCCCGGTATCCACATGCGGCGTATGGCTCACGCTGGTCATGATAGCTGGCCCGCGGCTTTTTCAAGGTGAGACCATGCCTCCTCGCCAAACTTGCCCTTCCAGTCGGCGTAAAAGCTGGTCTTAGACAGCGCCTGGCGGAAAGCGGCACGATCGACGTCGATGAACTTGAGACCTTTGGTCGACAGATCGGCGCGCAGGGACTGGCTGAGCTTTGCGATGTCTGCCCGCTGATCGACCGCGGAGCGATCGAGCTCGCGCGTCACGATCTCCTGCACATCCTTGGGCAGGCGCTCGAAGGCGCGCTTGTTGCCCAGAATCCAGTAGCCATCCCAGACGTGCCCGGTGAGGCTACACGTGCTCTGCACTTCGTAAAGACGCGCGGTCGCGATGATCGGCAACGGATTCTCCTGGCCGTCGACGACCTTGGTCTGCAACGCGGAATAGACCTCGTTGAAGTTGATCGGCGTCGGCCCGGCGCCGAGCGCCTTGAAGAGCGAGGTGAGCAGCGGCGCGGGCGGAACGCGGATCTGGAAATTCTTCAGATCATCCGGCGTCCGGACCTCGCGGCCCGACGAGGTCACCTGAC
This genomic stretch from Bradyrhizobium daqingense harbors:
- a CDS encoding sensor histidine kinase; protein product: MPTLTGTESVTSPVASTGATRQELPYRLRQQSLLGEFGRTALQTRDIGQILQRATQLCAQGLETPFAKVLEYMPEEKRLLVSAGVGWAPETIGQISLGVDLESPAGYAFHTGQIVISNHLQEETRFRTPKLLSEHGIKRAINVLIARGGEGHLPFGVLEVDSADSGQFDLADADFLAGFAGLLGIAIERQHADAELQKALEHQAMLTREMSHRVKNSLASVVGLLRVQSRSAQSEEVQNALKDAASRITTIAQVHDHLWRSTRIGFVDIADFAGELCRKLQETLAYKIDCKFDHLMIPADKAIPLGLLINELVTNAAKHAYSDKSGEIQVAGAGRGADLHVVVADQGVGLPADFDMDQPRASLGFKVIKSLLAQLNGRIAVSSNEPKGTTIQLDVPLD
- a CDS encoding ATP-binding protein; translation: MVRPETPKGVVLVLMPIGRDAATVAKLIERAGLRPVVCNTLQEVIENLEWVIEVVVVAEEALYGNNARVLEDWVGRQPPWSDQPFVVLTNRNEGGKFAAFRRELVIRLRNVGFLERPLQAITLQATVLSAERARRRQYQTRAYLEAQRGASAELERLVAERTADLERANSQLREEIAGRERAQAALLQAQKIEALGQLVGGVAHDFNNLLMAVIGNLDLLSKKLGEDARLHRLLDGAMEGARRGATLTQRLLAFARKQELKAQATDVRSLVEDMIGLIDRSVGPMVRIELHAEDNMPVVDVDPNQLEMALLNLAVNARDAMITGGVLTIGLSEQIVDIDDQLGVQPGRYVVLSVRDTGEGMDAQTLARAVEPFFSTKGVGKGTGLGLSMVFGLAQQSGGALRLESTPSSGTTARLWLPVASETSPPSGRAPNIVTQASAPAKILFVDDDLLIAGSTVDLLEDLGHQVIEAHSAIEALRLLESGLAADLLITDHAMPGMTGIELAREVRRQYPRLPILLATGFAELEGSEVVDVARLAKPYTQAQLATEIAHLLPNGRDGF
- a CDS encoding ATPase domain-containing protein, with product MDEEKRLLDGCELPRISTGNFGLDDILGGGFDPERMYLFEGQPGSGKTTLALEFLLEGVRVGEPTLYITLSETEQELRLVAKRHGWSLNGITIFELIPPETTLDPSQELTVLHPAEMELSETTQMIFDRVEALAPARIVLDSLSELRLLAQSPLRYRRQILALKHFFSGRKSTVVLLDDLSSQQNDLQLHSIAHGVVLLEQLAIDYGAQRRRLRVVKMRGIEFKGGFHDFTIRHGGLMVYPRLVAAEHHKEFDSDVVLSGNPELDTLLGGGLERGTNVLLIGAAGVGKSSLALTYAIAAAARNERSVIFAFDEGRGTVSARAKTLGLPLQDGLDKGLIDFQQIDPAEMAPGEFADAVRSSVERADARVVIIDSLNGYLNAMPDERFLILQMHELLSYLSHRGALTILVLAQHGLVGPMDTPLDISYLADGVLMLRYFEFDGSVRRALSVVKKRSGNHEHTIREFKLSHQGITVGPPLKGFSGIFGGTPV
- a CDS encoding hybrid sensor histidine kinase/response regulator, with product MGALHPLKTLQTKLDGVADARPLQLLIDSIVDYAIYMIDVDGTVRSWNSGAERLKGYSADEIIGKSFSLFYPPEDRAKELPQTALKIAAETGRFSSEGWRVRKDGTRFWALVVVDAIRDEQGQVIGFAKVTRDITERQQAHNDLLESERRYRRLIEAVVDYAIFQLDPAGNITTWNPGAQRIKGYDPDEIIGQHFSRFYTPEDIQTGVPKRALAEAAKLGRFEAEGWRVRKDSSRFWASVVIDRITDEAGELVGFAKVTRDVTERKQAQDELQRTQQQLAASQKLEAVGQLSGGIAHDFNNLLMIVLGNLETAERNSRGLTNSTNLQRALANAKRGAQRAAALTSRLLAFSRRQALDPQPINLNIFLNGLQEFLQRTLGERIEVQTVGSAGLWSIEADTNHLESAIINLGINARDAMPDGGKLTVEAMNVLADEDYCRVNPELSPGHYVIVCVTDTGTGMTADVLNHAFEPFFTTKELGQGTGLGLSQVYGFVKQSGGHVKIYSEVGQGTSIRMYFPRYHGDARPAEGNADEFRPEGEKLETILVVEDDTDLRAYVSELLRDLNYRVVVASSAQAALTILLQEEPKVDLVLTDVVMPGINGREMGRRAQQIRPGIKILYMTGYSRNAVVHQGRLDEGVELLEKPISQAKLAFRVREMLDRLDQY
- a CDS encoding SMP-30/gluconolactonase/LRE family protein: MTTDGHGRIWIAEAGLRALICIDDGGNEIRRMQGEGTDRFLFPNDLCFGPNGLLYLTDSGMAAEDFINGQAFVDGYMDLDWDGRVYEIDPAAMKVLRVLDRKIRFTNGIAFGSDNHLYANASFTGEIYRYDVLGEASPRREVFGNVLQPNANPDFKGPDGMAFGTDGRLYCTVYNQKNVRVLDRRGEVVDRLILDGPQPTNCAFTLEGKKLRVTEVGKGQVEEIDMPCEGLPLHLPKFA